The proteins below are encoded in one region of Sander vitreus isolate 19-12246 chromosome 24, sanVit1, whole genome shotgun sequence:
- the slc5a3a gene encoding solute carrier family 5 member 3a: protein MAATMAAADIIVVVIYFILVLAIGFFAMWKANKSTVSGYFLAGRSMNWAAVGASLFVSNIGSEHFIGLAGSGAASGLSVAAWELNALLLLQLLGWIFIPVYIQSGVYTMPEYLSKRFGGNRLKVYFAALSLILYIFTKLSVDLYAGALFIQESLGWNLYLSIILLITMTALLTVTGGLAAVIYTDTVQAFLMIAGALCLTGISLFKVGGLEGVRTKYMQAAPNITAILLSSSNLTYSESCHLRLNPKPDALKILRGPRDPDLPWPGFLLGQTPASIWYWCADQVIVQRVLAAKNIAHAKGSTIMAGFLKILPMFIIVIPGMISRIFFADQLACISPEHCMEVCRSASGCSNVAYPRLVMFVMPVGLRGLMMAVMIAALMSDLDSIFNSASTIFTLDIYKMLRKQVSSRELVIVGRFFVVFMVVISIAWVPVIIEMQGGQMFYYIQEVTDYLTPPIAALFLLAILWRRCNETGAFWGGMVGFAFGALRLILALVYREPHCDQPDERPSFIKDVHFMYVAAILFWVSASVAVVVSLCTPPPRNEQIITTTLWGLNKRRRLKRQEKERAGEDITALKPLNNATLNGNSLVSKEKCQDQPDELNGIEASHENAQPSNVHAITASEKEIHLSIQNGCHLQIPDLKMLEEGGGRGVRVGEEEEEGCRGGGGVEGGRCMKALECFCGFQEKQSEAPVITVQEQEKIVDELLHEPPLTRIILNTGLVVICSVGIFLFIYFSV from the exons ATGGCTGCCACCATGGCAGCGGCAGACATCATTGTTGTAGTTATCTACTTCATCCTGGTGCTAGCGATCGGTTTCTTTGCCATGTGGAAAGCCAATAAGAGCACAGTGAGTGGCTACTTCCTCGCTGGACGTTCTATGAATTGGGCGGCTGTAGGAGCATCTCTATTTGTCAGCAACATAGGAAGTGAGCATTTCATTGGACTAGCTGGATCAGGTGCTGCTAGCGGCTTGAGCGTGGCTGCATGGGAATTAAATGCTCTATTATTGCTCCAGTTATTAGGCTGGATATTTATCCCTGTGTATATTCAGTCCGGAGTCTACACCATGCCGGAGTACCTGTCCAAACGGTTTGGCGGGAACCGACTAAAAGTGTATTTTGCAGCGTTATCTCTCATCCTCTACATCTTCACCAAGTTGTCCGTGGATCTCTATGCCGGTGCCTTGTTCATTCAAGAATCCTTAGGGTGGAACCTCTATCTGTCAATCATCCTCCTCATCACCATGACAGCTTTACTGACAGTAACTGGAGGTCTGGCTGCTGTCATCTACACGGATACGGTCCAGGCATTCCTCATGATCGCTGGAGCACTCTGCCTCACTGGCATCAGCCTCTTCAAAGTGGGAGGACTTGAAG GGGTGAGGACCAAGTACATGCAGGCTGCTCCAAACATCACTGCCATCTTGCTGTCTTCGTCCAATCTGACATATTCTGAATCCTGCCACCTCCGCCTAAACCCAAAGCCAGATGCTCTGAAGATACTTCGAGGCCCAAGGGATCCAGACCTGCCTTGGCCTGGTTTCTTACTGGGCCAGACTCCTGCCTCTATTTG GTACTGGTGTGCAGATCAAGTGATCGTACAGCGGGTTCTGGCAGCGAAGAACATTGCCCATGCCAAAGGCTCTACTATCATGGCTGGCTTTCTTAAAATCCTCCCCATGTTCATCATTGTCATCCCAG GGATGATTTCCAGGATCTTTTTTGCTGATCAGTTGGCGTGTATCAGCCCAGAGCACTGCATGGAAGTGTGCCGTTCTGCGAGTGGCTGTAGCAACGTGGCTTACCCACGGCTCGTCATGTTTGTGATGCCCGTTGGTCTCCGCGGCCTTATGATGGCTGTCATGATTGCAGCTCTAATGAGCGACTTGGACTCCATCTTCAACTCCGCAAGCACCATATTCACATTGGATATTTACAAGATGCTACGAAAGCAGGTGTCATCCAGGGAGCTGGTGATAGTCGGCAGGTTTTTTGTGGTTTTCATGGTGGTCATCAGCATTGCCTGGGTGCCAGTCATCATCGAGATGCAGGGAGGCCAGATGTTCTATTACATCCAAGAAGTAACTGATTACCTGACTCCACCAATAGCGGCCCTCTTCTTGCTTGCCATACTGTGGCGTCGCTGCAATGAGACAGGTGCCTTCTGGGGTGGGATGGTAGGGTTCGCCTTTGGAGCATTGCGTCTGATTTTGGCATTGGTTTACCGCGAGCCTCACTGCGATCAGCCTGATGAGCGGCCATCTTTCATCAAAGATGTTCATTTCATGTATGTGGCAGCCATCTTGTTTTGGGTGTCAGCCTCTGTGGCTGTAGTTGTGAGTCTCTGCACTCCTCCGCCCAGAAACGAACAAATCATAACCACTACCCTGTGGGGGTTAAACAAGAGGAGGAGACTAAAACggcaagaaaaagagagagctgGAGAAGATATCACTGCTTTGAAGCCTCTAAACAATGCGACCCTAAATGGAAACAGTTTGGTCAGTAAAGAAAAGTGTCAAGACCAGCCAGACGAGCTCAATGGCATTGAGGCCAGTCATGAAAATGCTCAACCAAGCAATGTTCATGCTATCACAGCcagtgaaaaagaaatacaccTTTCAATCCAGAATGGTTGCCACTTACAGATTCCTGACCTTAAAATGCtagaagagggaggagggagaggagtgaGGGttggagaagaggaagaggaaggctgccgaggaggaggaggagtagagGGTGGGAGGTGTATGAAGGCTTTGGAGTGTTTCTGTGGCTTCCAGGAGAAGCAGTCCGAAGCTCCGGTCATTACAGTCCAGGAACAGGAGAAAATCGTGGATGAGCTTCTCCATGAACCTCCACTAACCAGAATCATTCTGAACACAGGTCTGGTGGTGATTTGCTCTGTCGGGATCTTTCTCTTTATCTATTTCTCCGTATAG